DNA from Streptococcus parasuis:
TGCACAGTTTTTGCTATTTGCTTTTACACCGAAGCAGTACTCTTCAAGGAGAGCTTTTTCTTTTTTGTTAACAAAGTAAGTTTTGTATGATTTAAATTCTTCAACGAATTCATCATAAATTTCTTTGTCGATGATAACTGCTTGCTCAGAAGCACATACCATACCGTTGTCAAATGATTTAGACATAACGATATCGTGAGCTGCTTGACGAATATCTGCAGATTTTTCAATATATGCTGGTACGTTACCTGCACCAACACCAAGAGCTGGTTTACCACATGAATACGCTGCACGTACCATTGCGTTACCACCTGTTGCCAAGATAGTTGAGATACCATCGTGGTTCATGAGTGCATTTGTAGCAGCAATAGATGGCTCAGTAATCCATTGGATACAGTTTTCAGGGGCACCTGCTTTTACAGCAGCTTCATAAACGATACGTGCTGCATGTGCAGAAGATTCTTGTGCAGATGGGTGGAAACCAAATACGATTGGGTTACGAGTTTTAAGTGCGATAAGTGATTTGAAAATAGCTGTTGAAGTTGGGTTAGTTGTTGGAGTAACACCACAGATAACACCGACAGGTTCTGCAATTTTTGTCAAACCAGTAATAGGATCATCTTCGATAACACCAACTGTTTTTACACCGCGCATGTTATTTACAACGTGTTCACACGCAAACAAGTTTTTTGTAGCTTTGTCTTCAAAGACACCGCGACCTGTTTCTTCTACAGCGTGTGCTGCCAAGATACCATGAGCATCAAGCGCTGCTACAGATGCTTTCGCAACGATGTAGTCAACTTGTTCTTGGTTCAATTTGCGAAACTCATCCAAGGCTACCAAACCTTTTTGAACAAGTTCGTCAACATGTTTTTGAGCTGCCACCAATTTTTCTTCAGGTGATACTACTTTCTGTTCAGCCATTTTAGTCCTCCATTTATAAAACAGATGTTTGTTAATTTTTTCACATGTTTATAATACAACAACTTTTTAATTTTGTAAAGCGTTTTTGTTAATTTTTTCACAATTTTTTCGCAAAATCCGAATGAAGCGCTTTCATTTTTCGTTTTTGATAAACCATCTTCTTTCAAAGATGGCTCGTCAATACACTATCATAGGATACAACACTAATTTTCACTTAGTTTTTCTAAAATACTAGCAAATTCTGTTTTAACTATTTCAAGACTTGTTTCAACCTCTTGTCGAGTCTGGTTATTTTTCACCACGACTTGACCTGATTCGATTTCACTACCACCTAAGGTAATGATTGTCTTGGCTCCAAATACATCTGCTGACTTAAACTGGGCTTTGAGCTTGCGGTCAAGGTAGTCTCGCTCTGCTCGGAACCCTTGCTTGCGGATGGCTTGAACCAACTCAAGCGCTCCGCCATTGGCCTCCTGACCTAAAACTGCGATGTAAACATCTAGCTGAGTGTCGATCGGAAGCTCAATCCCTTGCTTTTCAAGTACGAGAATCAGACGTTCAATTCCCATGCCAAAGCCGAAGGCTGGTGTTTCTGGTCCACCAAAATAGCTAACCAATCCATCATAACGACCGCCGGCACAGATGGTCAAGTCACTGCCACCTACTTCGGTCATGAATTCAAAAATAGTATGGTTATAGTAGTCTAGACCACGTACCATATTCGTGTCGATTTCATATGATATGCCCAGATTATCTAGCATAGACTTGACTGCTTCAAAGTGAGCTATACTTTCCTGATCCAGATAGTCCAAGATGGATGGTGCATTTTCTACAGCAACCTTGTCTTCTTTTTCTTTTGAGTCTAACACGCGGAGAGGATTTTCTTCCAAACGGCGCTGGCTATCTTTAGACAGTTGATCCTTGAGCGGTGTCAGATAGTCAATCAAGGCTTGGCGATAGGCTGCGCGACTCTCTGGATTCCCCAAACTATTGAGATGCAAACGAACATCTTTAATCCCCAACTCTTCAAAGAAATGATAAGCCATGGCAATAATTTCTACATCTGTTGCTGGATTATTTGAGCCGAAGCACTCTACACCAATCTGATGGAACTGTCGGAGACGCCCCGCCTGCGGACGCTCATATCGGAACATGGGCCCCATATAGTAAAATTTTGCCGGTTTTTGCACTTCTGGAGCAAAGAGCTTATTTTCTACATAAGAACGAACAACGGGCGCTGTGCCTTCTGGACGAAGAGTAATATGACGTTCTCCCTTATCGTAAAAATCGTACATTTCCTTGGTCACAATATCTGTGGTATCGCCAACAGAGCGACTAATTACTTCGTAATGTTCAAAGATAGGTGTGCGAATTTCCGAAAAATTATACTGTTTAAAAATAGAACGTGCGAAATTTTCTACATATTGCCATTTGGCAGAGTCCTGTGGAAGTAAATCTTGCGTCCCTTTTGGTTTTTGTAGTTTCATAATAAAGTATATAAAGCCAACTTCTGACTAGAAAAGTTGTACTTATTCCTTTCCAAATTAAGTCATTACGACTCCAACTCTACCAGTCGAGCCTTGCAATCCTCCTTATTTTACCATAAAAGC
Protein-coding regions in this window:
- the hisS gene encoding histidine--tRNA ligase, with the translated sequence MKLQKPKGTQDLLPQDSAKWQYVENFARSIFKQYNFSEIRTPIFEHYEVISRSVGDTTDIVTKEMYDFYDKGERHITLRPEGTAPVVRSYVENKLFAPEVQKPAKFYYMGPMFRYERPQAGRLRQFHQIGVECFGSNNPATDVEIIAMAYHFFEELGIKDVRLHLNSLGNPESRAAYRQALIDYLTPLKDQLSKDSQRRLEENPLRVLDSKEKEDKVAVENAPSILDYLDQESIAHFEAVKSMLDNLGISYEIDTNMVRGLDYYNHTIFEFMTEVGGSDLTICAGGRYDGLVSYFGGPETPAFGFGMGIERLILVLEKQGIELPIDTQLDVYIAVLGQEANGGALELVQAIRKQGFRAERDYLDRKLKAQFKSADVFGAKTIITLGGSEIESGQVVVKNNQTRQEVETSLEIVKTEFASILEKLSEN